A genomic region of Pseudomonas migulae contains the following coding sequences:
- the arnC gene encoding undecaprenyl-phosphate 4-deoxy-4-formamido-L-arabinose transferase has translation MKPYPIRCVSIVIPVYNEQDSLPELLRRTEAACQQLHHDYEIVLVDDGSRDHSAQILEEAASRECSPVVAVILNRNYGQHAAIMAGFEQCKGDVVITLDADLQNPPEEIPRLVAQAELGYDVVATVRNNRQDSVLRRWPSKLINLAVQRSTGVAMSDYGCMLRAYRRSIVDAMLACRERSTFIPILANGFARHTTEILVTHAEREHGESKYSPMRLVNLMFDLITCMTTTPLRLLSIVGFAMAGLGVAFAVALIVLRLVFGASWAGDGMFVLFAVLFVFTGGQFIGMGLLGEYLGRMYSDVRARPRFFIEKVLRSQPATPVPMVTVDGLTSISSDQVLS, from the coding sequence GTGAAACCTTATCCGATCCGCTGCGTGTCGATCGTCATCCCGGTCTACAACGAGCAAGACAGCCTGCCCGAGTTGCTCAGGCGCACCGAAGCGGCGTGCCAGCAATTGCACCATGACTACGAAATCGTGTTGGTCGATGACGGCAGTCGCGACCATTCCGCGCAGATCCTCGAAGAGGCCGCCAGTCGCGAATGCAGCCCGGTGGTGGCGGTCATTCTCAATCGCAATTACGGCCAGCACGCGGCAATCATGGCCGGTTTCGAGCAGTGCAAGGGCGATGTTGTCATCACCCTCGACGCCGATCTGCAGAACCCGCCCGAAGAGATTCCACGCCTGGTGGCCCAGGCTGAGCTTGGCTATGACGTGGTCGCTACCGTGCGCAACAACCGTCAGGATTCAGTCCTGCGCCGTTGGCCGTCGAAGCTGATCAACCTCGCCGTGCAACGCTCCACCGGCGTGGCCATGAGCGATTACGGCTGCATGCTCCGCGCTTACCGCCGATCCATTGTCGACGCGATGCTCGCCTGCCGCGAACGCAGCACCTTCATCCCGATCCTCGCCAACGGTTTCGCCCGGCACACCACCGAAATCCTGGTGACCCACGCCGAACGCGAACACGGCGAATCGAAGTACAGCCCGATGCGCCTGGTCAACCTGATGTTCGACCTGATCACCTGCATGACCACCACGCCGCTGCGCTTGTTGAGCATCGTCGGCTTCGCCATGGCCGGGCTTGGCGTCGCGTTCGCTGTCGCGCTGATCGTCCTGCGGCTGGTGTTCGGCGCCAGTTGGGCCGGTGACGGGATGTTCGTGCTGTTCGCCGTGCTGTTCGTGTTCACCGGCGGCCAGTTCATCGGCATGGGCCTGCTGGGCGAATACCTGGGGCGGATGTACAGCGATGTCCGGGCGCGCCCGCGGTTTTTTATCGAAAAAGTCCTGCGCAGCCAGCCCGCCACACCCGTACCCATGGTCACCGTTGACGGCCTCACTTCCATTTCTTCAGATCAGGTTCTCTCATGA
- the arnB gene encoding UDP-4-amino-4-deoxy-L-arabinose aminotransferase, with protein MSEAFLPFSRPSIGDEEIAAVEQVLRSGWITTGPKNQQLEEHFANYVGCRHAVALSSATGAMHVTLLALGIGPGDEVITPSQTWVSTANMICLLGATPVFVDVDRDTLMSSIEHIEAAITPRTRAIIPVHYAGAAFDLDPLYALAHNHGIPVIEDAAHAAGTRYKNRHVGAEGTAIFSFHAIKNMTCAEGAMFVSGDETLANRVRMLKFHGLGVDAYDRMTHGRKPQAQVIEPGFKYNLADINAAIALAQLERLDEINAKRTALARSYLQRLEGSPVQPLAIPLYPQQHAWHLFILRIDVERCGLDREAFMKALQAQNIGTGIHFIATHLHTYYRQRFPNIYLPNTEWNSARLCSIPLFPDMSNDDVDRVVSAIELTLDARL; from the coding sequence ATGAGTGAGGCTTTTCTCCCATTCTCCCGCCCCAGTATCGGCGATGAAGAAATAGCCGCCGTAGAGCAAGTATTGCGCTCCGGCTGGATCACTACCGGGCCGAAAAACCAGCAACTCGAAGAACACTTCGCCAACTATGTTGGATGCCGCCATGCCGTGGCACTGTCCTCGGCCACCGGCGCCATGCATGTCACGTTACTGGCCTTGGGCATCGGTCCGGGCGACGAAGTCATCACGCCGTCCCAGACCTGGGTCTCCACCGCCAACATGATCTGTTTGCTGGGCGCGACGCCGGTGTTTGTCGACGTCGACCGCGACACGTTGATGAGCAGCATCGAGCACATCGAAGCGGCCATCACCCCGCGCACCCGGGCAATTATTCCGGTGCATTACGCCGGCGCGGCGTTCGATCTCGATCCGCTCTACGCGCTAGCCCACAATCACGGCATCCCGGTGATCGAAGACGCCGCCCATGCGGCAGGCACCCGCTACAAAAACCGCCACGTCGGCGCCGAAGGCACGGCGATTTTCTCGTTTCACGCGATCAAGAACATGACCTGCGCCGAGGGCGCGATGTTCGTCAGTGGCGATGAAACGCTCGCCAACCGGGTGCGCATGCTCAAGTTTCATGGCCTCGGTGTGGATGCCTACGACCGCATGACCCACGGCCGCAAACCCCAGGCCCAGGTGATCGAGCCGGGTTTCAAATACAACCTGGCCGACATCAATGCCGCCATCGCCCTGGCGCAACTGGAACGCCTGGATGAGATCAACGCCAAGCGTACGGCGCTGGCCAGAAGCTATTTACAGCGTCTGGAAGGCTCGCCGGTTCAACCGCTGGCCATTCCGCTTTACCCGCAACAGCATGCCTGGCACCTGTTCATCCTGCGCATCGACGTCGAGCGCTGCGGGCTCGACCGTGAAGCGTTCATGAAAGCCCTGCAGGCGCAGAACATCGGCACCGGCATCCACTTCATCGCCACCCACCTGCACACGTACTACCGCCAGCGCTTCCCCAACATCTACCTGCCCAACACGGAATGGAACTCGGCACGCCTGTGCTCGATCCCGTTGTTCCCCGACATGAGCAACGATGACGTCGACCGTGTCGTCAGCGCCATTGAACTCACACTGGACGCACGCCTGTGA
- a CDS encoding site-specific integrase, with translation MPLYLARLAPSSQLTMRYVLQDAADRLGFEDMNVEEIPWHQLQPEDVIALVAALRADGYAPNTSSLYVNAVRGVMNEAWRMSLISQEHLLKMRSVKGIAGTRLSQGRNLRRSLIQEMMAVCAADPRPQGLRDAAIIGILYGSGMRKSESVNLDLDQVDFTERSLRVTAKGNKQLIKYAPAWAFAKLDAWLELRRSQLKEGEVDDPFLFNRIRRGSHITRERITKHAIYYIARQRGAQVGVKIMPHDFRRSFITRVIEEHDLSIAQKLAHHSNIQTTANYDVRDDNERRRAVDRFDL, from the coding sequence ATGCCCCTGTATCTGGCGCGACTGGCGCCGTCCAGCCAACTGACGATGCGCTATGTATTGCAGGATGCCGCCGACCGCCTGGGCTTCGAGGACATGAACGTCGAGGAGATTCCCTGGCACCAGTTGCAGCCCGAGGATGTGATCGCGCTGGTGGCGGCGTTGCGCGCGGACGGCTACGCGCCCAACACGTCTTCGCTGTACGTCAACGCCGTGCGCGGGGTGATGAATGAAGCGTGGCGCATGAGCCTGATCAGCCAGGAACACTTGCTGAAAATGCGCTCGGTCAAGGGCATTGCCGGAACGCGTCTGTCCCAGGGACGCAATCTTCGGCGCTCGCTGATCCAGGAAATGATGGCGGTCTGTGCGGCCGATCCTCGGCCACAAGGCCTGCGGGACGCGGCGATCATCGGGATTCTGTATGGCTCGGGCATGCGTAAATCAGAGTCGGTGAACCTCGACCTCGATCAGGTGGATTTCACCGAACGCAGCCTGCGGGTGACCGCCAAAGGCAACAAGCAACTGATCAAATACGCGCCGGCCTGGGCCTTCGCCAAACTGGATGCCTGGCTGGAGCTGCGCCGCTCGCAACTCAAGGAAGGCGAGGTGGACGATCCGTTCCTGTTCAACCGCATCCGCCGCGGCAGCCACATCACCCGTGAGCGCATCACCAAACACGCGATCTATTACATCGCCCGGCAACGCGGCGCGCAGGTCGGGGTGAAAATCATGCCCCATGACTTTCGGCGTTCTTTCATTACCCGGGTGATCGAGGAACATGACTTGTCGATCGCGCAGAAACTCGCCCATCACAGCAATATCCAGACGACGGCCAACTACGACGTGCGCGATGACAACGAACGACGGCGGGCGGTCGACCGCTTTGATCTTTAG
- a CDS encoding ABC transporter ATP-binding protein → MNTLELHSICKSYGQQTALDDISLSVPTGSRTVIVGPSGSGKSTLLRMIAGFELPDSGRLTLNGQTLVDPTHEVPAHQRQIGYVPQDGALFPHMTVAANIGFGLSIRGHEKRERIAQLMDSVALEANMADRWPHELSGGQQQRVALARALAQQPRLMLLDEPFSALDTGLRVAMRKLVARLLQDAGVTTILVTHDQSEALSFADQLAVMREGRLVQSGHPLDLYRYPGDEQTAMFLGDAVVMPARIEAGWAHCDLGRIPVNNHRNNRCAQIMLRPEQLQLVGIVSSAVEVSGCRAVVTERDFSGNTCTLTVELEPLPSADQPGRSLMVRSSGLYAPPTGSAVHVSTIGHAHVLNDT, encoded by the coding sequence ATGAACACGCTTGAACTGCACTCGATCTGCAAATCCTACGGTCAACAAACGGCCCTGGATGACATCAGCCTGTCAGTGCCGACGGGCAGCCGCACGGTGATCGTCGGCCCGTCCGGTTCCGGCAAATCCACCCTGCTGCGCATGATCGCCGGTTTCGAACTGCCGGACTCCGGGCGCCTGACGCTGAATGGTCAGACGCTGGTCGACCCCACCCATGAAGTGCCCGCTCACCAACGACAGATCGGCTATGTGCCTCAGGACGGTGCCTTGTTCCCGCACATGACCGTGGCCGCCAACATCGGCTTCGGATTGTCGATCAGGGGCCACGAAAAACGCGAGCGTATCGCCCAGTTGATGGACAGCGTTGCCCTGGAGGCGAACATGGCCGACCGCTGGCCCCATGAACTGTCTGGCGGTCAGCAACAACGGGTGGCACTGGCCAGGGCGTTGGCGCAACAGCCGCGTTTGATGTTGCTGGATGAACCGTTTTCCGCGCTCGATACCGGCCTGCGCGTGGCCATGCGCAAACTCGTTGCCCGGTTGCTGCAGGACGCGGGCGTCACCACCATCCTGGTCACCCATGACCAGAGTGAAGCGCTGTCGTTTGCCGATCAGTTGGCCGTCATGCGCGAGGGGCGGCTGGTTCAGTCCGGTCATCCGCTGGACCTGTACCGCTATCCCGGCGACGAGCAAACCGCGATGTTCCTCGGTGATGCCGTGGTCATGCCGGCCCGGATCGAAGCCGGCTGGGCCCATTGCGATCTGGGGCGGATCCCGGTCAACAATCATCGCAACAACCGTTGTGCGCAGATCATGCTACGGCCTGAGCAGTTGCAACTGGTCGGTATCGTGTCCAGCGCCGTCGAGGTCTCCGGTTGTCGCGCCGTGGTGACCGAGCGGGATTTCAGCGGCAATACCTGCACGCTGACCGTGGAACTGGAGCCGTTGCCATCTGCGGACCAGCCCGGTCGATCATTGATGGTGCGCAGTTCGGGCCTGTACGCGCCACCCACCGGCAGCGCGGTTCACGTCTCGACCATCGGCCACGCCCATGTGCTGAACGACACCTAA
- a CDS encoding ABC transporter permease, producing MPETLPVDVAAAIPAHLRRRSRGLFAGRGGAWVIGLSVLISLLALLPIAFVIGVSVQTGWATLATLVFRPRVGELLINTVLLVAITIPLCILLGVTLAWLTERSDLPGRRWWSLLSIAPLAVPAFVHSYAWVSLVPPIHGLFAGVLVSVIAYFPFLYLPIAATLRRLDPAIEDVAESMGLKPWAVFFRVVLPQLRLAICGGALLVGLHLLAEYGLYAMIRFDTFTTAIFDQFKSTFNGPAANMLAGVLALCCLGMLTVESAARGHARYARVGSGSAREYRIVRLKTASTVLALTLLMMTCALTLGVPLITLGKWLIAGGANVWQMDELMPALQQTLLLGVAGAVLTTCAAIPIAWLSIRSPGRLQRILESCNYITSSLPGIVVALALVTVTVHFARPIYQTTITVLLAYLLMFLPRALVSLRAGIAQAPVELENIARSLGRSPGRVLWLITLRLAAPGAAAGAALVFLAISNELTATLLLAPNGTRTLATGFWALTSEIDYAAAAPYALLMILLSLPLTGLLYHQSKRTAGR from the coding sequence ATGCCTGAAACGCTACCGGTGGATGTCGCTGCGGCGATACCCGCACATTTACGCCGTCGCTCCCGGGGATTGTTCGCCGGGCGCGGCGGTGCGTGGGTGATCGGTTTGTCGGTGCTGATTTCATTGCTGGCGCTGCTGCCGATTGCTTTCGTCATCGGCGTTTCCGTGCAGACCGGTTGGGCCACCCTGGCAACGCTGGTGTTCCGGCCACGGGTCGGCGAGTTATTGATCAACACGGTATTGCTGGTCGCGATCACGATTCCCTTGTGCATCCTGCTGGGCGTGACGCTGGCCTGGCTGACCGAGCGCAGCGACCTGCCCGGGCGGCGCTGGTGGTCCTTGTTGTCGATCGCGCCACTGGCGGTCCCGGCCTTCGTTCACAGTTATGCCTGGGTCAGCCTGGTGCCACCGATTCATGGTCTGTTTGCCGGGGTTCTGGTGTCGGTCATTGCTTATTTCCCCTTCCTTTACTTGCCGATTGCGGCGACCTTGCGCCGGCTCGATCCGGCGATTGAAGATGTCGCGGAATCAATGGGGCTCAAGCCTTGGGCGGTATTTTTCCGGGTGGTGCTGCCGCAGCTGCGCCTGGCCATCTGTGGCGGAGCCTTGCTGGTCGGGCTGCACTTGCTGGCCGAGTATGGCCTGTACGCGATGATCCGCTTCGACACCTTCACCACGGCGATCTTCGATCAGTTCAAGTCCACTTTCAACGGCCCCGCCGCCAACATGCTGGCCGGCGTGCTCGCCCTGTGCTGCCTGGGAATGCTGACCGTCGAATCGGCGGCGCGTGGCCATGCGCGCTATGCCCGGGTCGGCTCGGGAAGTGCCCGCGAATACCGCATCGTGCGCTTGAAAACCGCTTCGACCGTACTCGCGCTGACCTTGCTGATGATGACCTGCGCCCTGACGCTGGGAGTGCCGCTAATCACCTTGGGCAAATGGTTGATCGCGGGGGGCGCGAATGTCTGGCAGATGGACGAGCTGATGCCCGCGCTGCAACAAACACTGCTGCTCGGCGTTGCCGGGGCGGTGCTCACTACCTGCGCCGCCATCCCGATTGCGTGGTTGTCGATTCGCTCGCCAGGCCGGCTGCAGCGGATCCTCGAAAGCTGCAATTACATCACCAGTTCGTTGCCGGGCATTGTCGTCGCGCTGGCCCTGGTGACGGTCACGGTGCATTTCGCCCGACCGATTTATCAAACCACTATCACCGTTCTGCTGGCGTACCTGCTGATGTTCTTGCCCCGCGCCTTGGTGAGCTTGCGTGCCGGCATCGCCCAGGCGCCGGTTGAACTGGAGAACATCGCCCGCAGCCTCGGTCGCTCGCCCGGCCGGGTGTTGTGGCTGATCACCTTGCGGCTGGCCGCGCCTGGCGCTGCCGCGGGCGCCGCGCTGGTGTTTCTCGCGATCAGCAATGAATTGACCGCCACGCTGCTGCTGGCCCCGAACGGCACGCGCACGCTGGCGACCGGGTTCTGGGCGTTGACCAGCGAAATCGACTACGCCGCCGCTGCGCCCTATGCCTTGCTGATGATTCTGCTGTCGCTTCCGTTGACCGGGCTCCTTTACCACCAATCCAAACGAACGGCTGGCCGATGA